The following coding sequences lie in one Microbacterium sp. XT11 genomic window:
- the wecB gene encoding non-hydrolyzing UDP-N-acetylglucosamine 2-epimerase, producing MATDMPLVRPISVLAVYGTRPEAIKMAPLVRALRADPRFTADVVVTGQHGEMLDGVNRLFGIEPDVNLRIHSPGQTLTDITTRTLARLGEVLAERRPDAVLVQGDTSTTFVAALAATYAGIPVIHAEAGLRTGELLNPFPEEANRRLTTRLSSLHLTPTATARDNLLREGVEARDIVVTGNSVIDALLQTLDTAPRLDPALEARLSEGRPFVLVTAHRRESWGEPLRRIGRAIARLAELFPDHYLVCPLHANPLVRASIEPAVAGHDNVVLTAPQPYPQFCALLSRCRLVLTDSGGVQEEAPALGKPVLVMRDTTERPEAVAAGTAVLIGTQENAIVDAVSRLLTAEGGGAETRPINPYGDGHAAERTVQAIARHFGLDDHVDEFAA from the coding sequence ATGGCGACTGACATGCCGCTCGTCCGTCCTATCAGCGTGCTCGCGGTCTACGGCACCCGCCCCGAGGCGATCAAGATGGCACCCCTGGTGCGGGCTCTGCGCGCCGACCCTCGATTCACCGCCGACGTGGTCGTGACGGGACAGCACGGCGAGATGCTCGACGGGGTCAACCGGCTCTTCGGCATCGAGCCCGACGTCAACCTGCGCATCCATTCCCCCGGCCAGACCCTGACCGACATCACCACGCGCACGCTGGCGCGACTGGGCGAGGTGCTCGCCGAGCGACGACCGGATGCCGTGCTCGTGCAGGGCGACACGAGCACCACGTTCGTCGCCGCTCTGGCCGCCACCTATGCCGGCATCCCGGTGATCCATGCCGAAGCCGGCCTGCGCACGGGGGAGCTGCTGAACCCGTTCCCCGAGGAGGCGAACCGCCGCCTCACGACCCGGCTGTCGAGCCTGCATCTGACGCCGACGGCGACCGCGCGCGACAACCTGCTGCGCGAAGGCGTAGAGGCCCGCGACATCGTCGTCACCGGCAACTCGGTGATCGACGCGCTGCTGCAGACCCTCGACACGGCGCCGCGACTCGACCCGGCACTCGAGGCACGTCTGAGCGAGGGCAGGCCGTTCGTCCTCGTCACCGCGCACCGGCGCGAATCGTGGGGTGAGCCGCTGCGGCGGATCGGGCGCGCGATCGCCCGTCTCGCCGAGCTCTTCCCCGACCACTATCTGGTGTGCCCCCTGCACGCGAACCCGCTCGTCCGGGCCAGCATCGAGCCGGCGGTCGCCGGTCATGACAACGTCGTGCTGACGGCGCCGCAGCCGTACCCGCAGTTCTGCGCCCTGCTGTCGCGCTGCCGGCTCGTGCTCACCGACAGCGGCGGGGTGCAGGAGGAGGCGCCGGCTCTGGGCAAGCCCGTGCTGGTGATGCGTGACACCACGGAGCGCCCCGAGGCCGTCGCCGCGGGTACGGCGGTGCTCATCGGCACGCAGGAGAACGCGATCGTCGACGCCGTCTCCCGGCTGCTCACCGCGGAAGGCGGAGGCGCCGAAACCCGCCCGATCAACCCATACGGAGACGGCCACGCGGCGGAGCGCACGGTGCAGGCGATCGCCCGTCATTTCGGTCTGGACGACCACGTCGACGAATTCGCCGCGTAA